In Selenomonas dianae, a genomic segment contains:
- a CDS encoding TonB-dependent receptor, protein MKNYRNLFKKSLALCAAGSFFLSVGKAYADPQEEKKMDEYVLPAITIHGKRNVDVYAGGYTARENSLGAMGNTDFMDVPFNTLTLTQKSISQVKQPGNTLVQLATMDPTVTMAGNKTYNDVRIRGFYISPHDYYLNGVSGMLSQSSIPMNFVERVEIVSGPDTLLHGSSMNGSVGGSINLVPKVAEDKPRISFTETFSGKSHYEHALDLGARFGREKQWGVRVNVDAADGNTEFHHEKMAYHNIFMNLDYRGNKTKAQLLYGYRYVNQNAPTFSLDLNGYDLPAPPSGDANFQLPWSRYRYNNNILTLAVDHEMSKDWSAFFHAGYHDEDWNSCYESYYPSLIDDQGNFEAGMEEVPIAFWRMSFDAGVRGKVNTGALTHHLALRVDRMSENGGGQDWYGEDAHGVYRTYRGNIYDNSITGHTTPLDPILEPWYYSGATILSGVTVTDRLVTDDDKWTFLLGLRYQNEKIFRAHNGKDYTESCSTSAVSPNFGVMYALNPATKVYANYIEGLGRGYFVPRRYKNGGEYLKPQMTKQYEAGVKWDTKKIAGSFSVFSLEQENAYADASKIYRYHGRRQNHGTQVTVFGEVSPKWNLIGGLMYLQAKQKGGVNDGRTVPAAPQWNATLTAEYNADPHWSAFGRLTYTGASYLTSANKAKVPEWYRLDLGVQYEKLLADGNAMRVGLHVFNALNRKYWCARGSDTVALDGPRSLVLSIGYDF, encoded by the coding sequence ATGAAAAATTATCGGAACCTGTTCAAAAAATCCTTGGCGCTCTGTGCGGCAGGGAGTTTTTTCCTCAGCGTCGGCAAGGCATATGCCGATCCGCAGGAGGAAAAGAAGATGGATGAATATGTGCTTCCTGCGATTACGATTCACGGCAAGCGAAACGTGGATGTCTATGCGGGCGGTTATACTGCGCGGGAAAATAGTCTGGGGGCGATGGGGAATACGGATTTTATGGATGTTCCGTTCAATACGCTCACGTTGACGCAGAAATCCATTTCTCAGGTAAAACAGCCGGGGAATACATTGGTGCAGCTTGCGACCATGGATCCGACGGTGACAATGGCCGGCAACAAAACCTATAATGATGTGCGCATCCGTGGCTTTTATATCAGTCCGCACGATTACTATTTGAACGGCGTTTCGGGGATGCTGTCGCAGTCGTCCATACCGATGAATTTTGTCGAGCGCGTGGAGATCGTCTCAGGTCCGGACACGCTTCTGCATGGATCTTCGATGAACGGCAGCGTCGGCGGCTCGATCAATCTCGTTCCGAAGGTCGCAGAGGATAAGCCGCGGATTTCCTTTACCGAGACATTTTCCGGCAAGAGCCACTACGAACACGCGCTGGATCTCGGCGCACGTTTCGGGCGGGAGAAACAGTGGGGTGTCCGCGTCAATGTGGATGCAGCGGATGGCAATACGGAGTTTCATCATGAGAAGATGGCGTATCACAATATCTTCATGAATCTTGACTATCGCGGGAACAAGACGAAGGCGCAGCTGCTCTACGGCTATCGCTATGTCAATCAGAATGCGCCGACCTTTTCTTTGGATCTGAACGGATACGATCTGCCGGCGCCGCCGTCGGGAGATGCGAACTTTCAGCTGCCGTGGTCGCGCTACCGCTATAACAATAACATCCTCACGCTCGCCGTCGATCATGAGATGTCCAAAGACTGGTCGGCATTCTTCCATGCCGGGTACCATGATGAGGATTGGAATTCCTGTTATGAGTCGTATTATCCGTCGCTGATCGACGATCAGGGGAATTTTGAGGCGGGGATGGAGGAGGTTCCCATCGCCTTTTGGCGGATGAGTTTCGATGCCGGTGTGCGCGGCAAGGTGAACACAGGGGCGCTCACGCATCATCTCGCACTCCGGGTGGATCGCATGTCGGAGAATGGCGGCGGGCAGGATTGGTACGGTGAGGATGCCCATGGCGTGTACCGAACGTATCGGGGCAATATTTACGACAATTCCATCACCGGCCATACGACACCGTTGGATCCGATTTTGGAACCATGGTATTACAGCGGAGCGACGATCCTCAGCGGGGTCACGGTGACCGATCGTCTGGTTACAGATGATGACAAATGGACGTTTTTGCTTGGGCTGCGGTACCAGAATGAAAAAATTTTCCGTGCACATAATGGCAAGGACTATACAGAGTCCTGTTCCACCTCGGCAGTCAGTCCGAATTTCGGCGTGATGTATGCGCTCAACCCCGCGACAAAAGTCTATGCAAACTATATTGAGGGGCTTGGTCGAGGTTATTTCGTTCCGAGGAGATACAAAAACGGCGGGGAATATCTAAAGCCGCAGATGACCAAACAATATGAGGCCGGCGTCAAATGGGATACGAAAAAAATTGCCGGCAGTTTCAGTGTTTTTTCACTGGAACAGGAAAATGCGTATGCCGATGCGAGCAAGATCTATCGCTATCATGGGCGCAGACAGAACCACGGCACGCAGGTAACCGTATTTGGCGAGGTATCGCCCAAATGGAACCTCATCGGAGGTCTGATGTACCTGCAGGCAAAGCAGAAAGGCGGGGTCAACGACGGCAGGACAGTTCCTGCCGCTCCGCAGTGGAACGCGACGCTGACGGCGGAGTACAACGCCGATCCGCATTGGTCTGCGTTTGGCCGGCTGACCTACACGGGGGCATCCTATCTGACCTCCGCCAACAAAGCGAAGGTGCCGGAATGGTACCGTCTGGATCTGGGCGTACAGTATGAAAAACTGCTTGCGGACGGGAACGCCATGCGTGTCGGACTGCATGTGTTCAATGCACTCAACCGGAAATATTGGTGTGCGCGCGGCAGTGATACCGTCGCCTTGGACGGCCCGCGCAGCCTCGTTTTAAGCATTGGATATGATTTCTAG
- a CDS encoding ABC transporter substrate-binding protein, with product MISRKLFLWGVSLGILVWLIGRFLPMGDAIRAGLPSARMGEEVCETGRTVVNISVKNYLTVGENVQYVPDVPQRIAVVGSGEIETLLAFGAADRIVAAESWYPLEKFLRPEYRPLAKDLPTVPYGQISPEYLISLEPDLLVAQQCMFTDKRFISTEFWNRRGVVTFVPWNTNDPAGRVHSQESVESEMRFLYGLGQILQEEARAAQMIADVYRTMDEIRALSVRHPKQKVLVIEFMGKEIASYDATRLAGDMVTRLGGEIPATAPMIDRETLIAIDPDVLFVVCYGPEDAARVVSRIQSDRSLNSLKVVKTKRICPLLLEYVYSPEVRTGDALKIIGHALYPEEGISAPQGI from the coding sequence ATGATTTCTAGGAAACTCTTTTTATGGGGCGTATCTCTGGGCATTTTGGTGTGGCTCATCGGGCGTTTTCTCCCGATGGGGGATGCGATCCGCGCGGGATTGCCTTCGGCTCGGATGGGGGAGGAGGTATGTGAAACCGGACGCACGGTCGTCAATATCAGCGTTAAAAATTATTTGACGGTGGGGGAGAACGTCCAGTATGTTCCTGACGTGCCGCAGCGCATTGCGGTGGTCGGATCCGGTGAGATTGAGACACTCCTGGCGTTCGGTGCGGCGGATCGGATCGTTGCGGCAGAGTCGTGGTATCCGTTGGAGAAATTCTTGCGGCCGGAATATCGACCGCTTGCCAAAGACCTCCCGACGGTTCCGTATGGACAAATCAGTCCGGAATATCTTATATCGCTGGAGCCTGATCTGTTGGTTGCGCAGCAGTGCATGTTTACGGACAAACGCTTCATCAGCACAGAGTTTTGGAATCGGCGCGGCGTCGTCACCTTTGTTCCGTGGAATACCAATGATCCGGCAGGACGTGTGCATTCGCAGGAAAGCGTCGAAAGCGAAATGCGATTCCTGTATGGGTTGGGACAGATTTTGCAGGAGGAAGCCAGAGCCGCGCAGATGATCGCAGATGTCTATCGGACGATGGATGAGATCCGGGCGTTGAGTGTCCGCCATCCGAAGCAAAAGGTGCTCGTGATCGAATTTATGGGAAAGGAGATTGCTTCCTATGATGCAACGCGGCTGGCGGGTGATATGGTCACCCGCCTTGGCGGCGAGATTCCTGCAACGGCTCCCATGATTGATCGAGAGACATTAATCGCCATTGATCCGGATGTCCTCTTTGTCGTCTGCTATGGCCCGGAGGATGCCGCGCGCGTTGTTTCGCGGATTCAAAGCGACCGCTCGCTGAACAGCCTGAAGGTGGTCAAGACCAAACGCATCTGCCCGCTTCTCTTGGAATATGTATATTCCCCCGAGGTGCGGACGGGAGATGCACTCAAAATCATCGGTCATGCACTCTATCCCGAGGAGGGGATTTCGGCGCCGCAGGGGATTTAG
- a CDS encoding S-layer homology domain-containing protein → MKKTLVSALSAALVVGAASTTFAAANPFSDVPRDHWAYDAVTQLAADGVVEGYGDGTYRGDRSITRYEMAQMTAKAMAKENMPVSDRALVDRLAAEFADELNNLGVRVANLEKHADMVKWEGVLEYTYTSSRFENSARDMKSGKNRKKVNADNLLFRLEPTAEVNDHWSVHARLEAETKMNKDAAWDVNEDKASSDDRVSLKRAWAEGDYTNFNVKFGKLEMLSAEAYAKPGALIFDREFSGAEVSFGKDLQVKLQAGRMNGGDELGNDPAANYQGAELQYNGRFTAGVGYYRMNSEGFAPMLKDRKHTMQIWGLNAAYRFDKNSFLSAAYAHSKDFRMVMADSMPNKSYQVTYEYKGAEPDDKGSWGAYVSYRQLAGASVAPTGDGAMEGTRGIEIGTEYTLMPNVVLSAKYFRGKDLYAKYLGINQDKASRIFGRVEFFF, encoded by the coding sequence ATGAAGAAAACGTTGGTATCCGCGCTCAGTGCGGCACTCGTCGTCGGCGCAGCATCGACGACGTTCGCGGCGGCAAATCCGTTCAGCGATGTGCCGCGCGACCACTGGGCGTACGATGCGGTGACGCAGCTCGCCGCCGACGGTGTGGTCGAGGGCTACGGCGACGGCACGTACCGCGGCGACCGCAGCATCACGCGCTATGAGATGGCGCAGATGACGGCAAAGGCGATGGCAAAGGAGAATATGCCCGTCTCGGATCGTGCGCTCGTCGACCGCCTCGCTGCGGAGTTCGCGGATGAGCTCAACAACCTCGGCGTACGCGTCGCGAACCTCGAAAAGCACGCGGATATGGTGAAGTGGGAGGGCGTGCTCGAATACACCTACACGAGTTCCCGCTTTGAGAACTCTGCACGGGACATGAAAAGTGGAAAAAATCGCAAGAAGGTCAACGCGGACAACCTGCTCTTCCGGCTTGAGCCGACGGCAGAGGTCAACGACCACTGGTCGGTACACGCGCGTCTTGAGGCCGAGACCAAGATGAACAAGGATGCCGCATGGGATGTCAATGAGGACAAAGCCTCCTCGGACGACAGGGTGTCGCTCAAACGCGCATGGGCAGAGGGCGACTACACGAACTTCAACGTGAAGTTCGGTAAGCTGGAAATGCTCTCGGCAGAGGCGTATGCAAAGCCGGGTGCGCTCATCTTTGACCGCGAGTTCTCGGGCGCGGAGGTCTCCTTCGGCAAGGATCTGCAGGTCAAGCTGCAGGCGGGGCGCATGAACGGCGGCGATGAGCTCGGGAACGATCCGGCGGCAAACTATCAGGGCGCAGAGCTCCAGTACAACGGACGCTTTACCGCGGGGGTCGGCTACTATCGGATGAATTCCGAGGGCTTCGCCCCGATGCTCAAAGACCGAAAGCACACGATGCAGATCTGGGGGCTGAACGCCGCCTACCGCTTCGACAAGAACAGCTTCCTCTCGGCGGCATATGCACACAGCAAGGACTTCCGGATGGTCATGGCGGATTCCATGCCCAACAAGTCCTATCAGGTCACCTACGAGTACAAGGGTGCGGAGCCGGACGACAAGGGCTCGTGGGGCGCATACGTCTCCTATCGTCAGCTCGCCGGCGCATCCGTTGCACCGACGGGAGACGGAGCCATGGAGGGAACGCGCGGCATCGAGATCGGCACGGAGTACACGCTGATGCCGAACGTCGTCCTCTCGGCGAAGTATTTCCGCGGCAAAGACCTGTACGCAAAATACCTCGGGATAAATCAGGACAAGGCATCGAGGATCTTCGGCCGCGTCGAGTTCTTCTTCTGA
- the dpaL gene encoding diaminopropionate ammonia-lyase, which yields MNESIKAVHLAHTGGTLSDVSAFGADVTARAVAFHQGLPDYAPTPLADLKRLAAGLGLGRLAVKDESGRFGLNAFKGLGASYAVARYLAQYLGLSESATTYENLTKPEYREQLRKVTLVTATDGNHGRGIAWAAKIFGLFAHVFMPKGGSTERLANIRGLGAEAAFTTYNYDDTVRHAANLAKERGWVLVQDTAFDGYTEIPRWIMQGYTTLAHEAMEQYDEMPTHIFLQAGVGSLPGAITGYFTARYGENRPIITIVEPNRADCIYRTAAASDGERHIVTGEISSIMAGLSCGEPNPIAWEILRDHADHFISVPEWVAAKGMRILGNPLDDDPRVVSGESGAVTTGLVAELMQNRSLDYLRDAIGLTKDSRILCISTEGDTDRTNYRRVVWDGLYPSY from the coding sequence ATGAATGAATCCATCAAGGCGGTACATCTCGCGCATACGGGCGGCACGCTCTCGGATGTCTCCGCATTCGGCGCGGACGTGACGGCGCGTGCAGTCGCGTTTCATCAAGGGCTGCCGGACTATGCGCCGACGCCGCTTGCCGACCTCAAACGGCTTGCGGCGGGGCTCGGGCTCGGACGGCTCGCGGTCAAGGATGAGAGCGGGCGGTTCGGGCTGAACGCGTTCAAGGGGCTCGGGGCGAGCTATGCCGTTGCGCGCTATCTCGCGCAGTATCTGGGGCTCTCTGAGAGCGCGACGACCTATGAGAACCTCACGAAGCCGGAGTACCGTGAACAGCTGCGCAAGGTCACGCTCGTGACGGCGACGGACGGCAACCACGGGCGCGGCATCGCGTGGGCGGCGAAGATCTTCGGGCTGTTTGCCCACGTCTTTATGCCCAAGGGCGGCTCGACCGAGCGTCTGGCGAACATCCGCGGGCTCGGCGCGGAGGCGGCATTTACGACGTACAACTACGACGATACCGTGCGTCATGCGGCGAACCTCGCGAAGGAGCGGGGCTGGGTGCTCGTGCAGGACACGGCGTTCGACGGCTATACGGAGATCCCGCGTTGGATCATGCAGGGCTATACGACCCTTGCGCATGAGGCGATGGAGCAGTACGATGAGATGCCGACGCATATCTTTTTGCAGGCGGGTGTCGGGTCGCTGCCGGGGGCGATCACGGGATACTTTACCGCGCGCTACGGTGAGAACCGTCCGATCATCACCATCGTTGAGCCGAACCGCGCGGACTGCATCTATCGCACCGCGGCGGCCAGCGACGGCGAGCGCCACATCGTGACGGGGGAGATCAGCTCCATCATGGCGGGGCTCTCCTGCGGCGAGCCGAACCCGATCGCGTGGGAGATCCTGCGGGATCACGCCGATCACTTCATCTCCGTGCCCGAGTGGGTCGCGGCAAAGGGAATGCGCATCCTCGGCAACCCGCTCGACGATGATCCGCGCGTCGTTTCGGGCGAGAGCGGTGCCGTCACCACGGGTCTCGTCGCCGAACTCATGCAGAACCGCAGCCTCGACTACCTGCGCGATGCCATCGGCCTCACGAAGGACTCCCGTATCCTCTGCATCTCCACCGAGGGCGACACCGACCGCACGAACTACCGCCGCGTCGTCTGGGACGGCCTGTATCCGAGCTATTGA